GCTATGAAAAACAAAAAAAACAGGTGATGAATATATCTAATGACTTAGCGCTACCCGCAGTGTCTATTTTTCCAGCATCAACTACAGGCAACATGCTTACTTTTCCATACATTGCAACTAGAGATAGGCTCGTGCAGTTATTTCTCAGCGAAGTTACTTGTGGAATGGTACAAGAGGTTTCAAATGGCCGTGCAAATGGAGCATGGCACTTGAGAAAAGGTAGGCTAGTAAGTTCTAATTTAGGGGAAGTTGTCAGTAAATTCTTGCCACAAAGACTAAAAGAGTCGACTAAAGAACAAGTTCTCATAAGAAAACTAAATCTGAGAGTCTTTTCAGAACTGTATATCCGAAAATGTGTGGAGCTAAGAGCATTTGACTAATCTAGTCTAGATAGAGCTGTCCCGCAGCTGCTTCTTTTTTAGCAGCTTTGATAACTTTTGTTTTTAGTAACACTAAAAGTAACATTAATGAAATTAATAATCTTCATTTTTAATAGATACCATTTAAATATCAATAGGATACCAAAACCGGTTCGATCCCCGCCGTCTCCACCAAATACGAAACCCCAACTGTTATCAGTTGGGGTTTTTTATTGCCTGCAATCCGCGTTACAGCCCTTGTGTGGCAAGGGTTTACGGACTTCGCGCCATTTCTAATCACGGACTTTTCAAGGCCGATATTCTCTAAATAGCCGAATACTCACTGTGCCTCTCGCCATCCCTCAGGCCCCAAGTCCATGACTAGATAAAACACAACCCCTTAAAATCAATAGCTTAGCGACGGACTTGGAGAAAGGTTTGTTTGCAGCATTGGTAGACGTGGGTACAACCTACCGAAACAGCGAGTAAAAAATAATATGAAAATCAAAGTCCGTGACTTCTCGCTAACGAATACAACTGCCGATACGTCCTTACCAATTCTGGACGATCTGCCAGCAATTCAAGAATCAGATCCATCAAGCCTTCGAGACTGAAATCAATGTCGAGTCGGTCGGCATGCACCGTAACTCTATCGATTAACTGCGTGACCAGCCGCTTTTGGTGAACCGGAAACAATTCTTCTGACAGCCCTTCAAGATTTATTAATCGTTTCACAACCAGCGAAAGATCAAACTCAGGACTTTCAATTAACGGCTTTGGTAAGTGTGCTAGAAGTTGTTCGGGCGTTGATAGCAACTGCCTCAAGCTCAACCAAACCTGATCATTCAAATTTGCTGCCTGCAATCGAGGTAGACCAGAAGCACCAGCACCCTCGGCGATTTCCTTTTGCGGAATATAGTAAGCGTACTTCCTACCTTTATAAGCCGATGACAACCACGGCGACATTGCTCGGCCATCTGAACCGAACATGACCCCTCTCAACATGAAAATTGAGCCCTCATCGGATGGTGCTCGAGTTTCGCCTCGACGACTACGTAGTTCCAAAAGCGCAGCAACTTTGCTCCACAGGTCACGATCTACAATCGACTCATGCGCGCCTTCTTGCCATGTATCTCCGTAAAAAACTTCGCCCAAATAGACGCGATTCTTCAACAGGGTATAAATAGCATTGCGATTAAAAGCCTTACCCCCTTTAAGCTTTCCTGTACGAGTATGCCAACGTTTGGTCTTCATCTCTCGCACATTCAAATCATTCAGAATCGCAGTGACAGATTCTTTGTTGGCGTAACGAGTAAAAACCTCCTGCACAATTTTTGCTTCCGCTTGATCAACCACCAAGCGATCATCCTTAACCACATAGCCCAATGGGCATGAGGTAACTTGCCAGCGACCAGATTCTAAAGTGACCGCTCACTTTTCCTTTACTCGCTGACCGACCATCTCCCACTCAAACTCAGCAAAAGAAGTAATAATATTCGTCGCCAGCCGCCCCACATGATGAGACATGTCGATCTGCTGAGTTACAGAAACCACAGGCACATCATGAGCGTTTAGTTCAGACATGATTTGTTGAAAGTCGGCCAGCCTCCTCGTTAGTCGGTCGAGCCGATGCACAACTACCACATCAATCAATCCAAACTTGATATCGCTTAGTAGAGCGCGAAAGCCCGCTCTCCGCATATGGCTGTCGGAATAACCTCTATCCTCATAAATCGTATCCACCAGCCGCCAACCCTTGCCAACTTGGGAACCGATAAATTCTGCGCAAGCCATAAATTGAGCACCGACGGAGTCGAAAGGATCACGGCTATCCTTCTCTACAGACGAGCGAGAATAAATGGCACAGTGTTTAATGGACAGCGACTCAGATACACAAATACAAACATTGACAATCTTTGTATTTGTGCCTAGCATGATCTGTATAAATGTCTACCCTTGGAGGTCATCATGCATGTTTCCCTGACTGCCGAGCTAGAGTCTCGAGTTAAGGCCAAAGTTGAAAGCGGCCTGTACAACAATGCCAGCGAAGTGATCCGCGAAGCATTGCGCTTTATGGACACACACGAAGATTGGATCCACGAAGTGAAATTGGCCCGCCTGCGCGAACAACTGAAAGCGGGTACTGACCAGTTAGATAAAGGAGAAGGCATTGCCATCGAATCAAAATCTGCCCTAGATTCACTGTTCGACGACATTAAAGCTTAAGCCGCATGCCTGCACATCAACTTGTTATAGCTCCGGCCGCCAAAGCCGATCTTAAAGAAATCTACCTGTATGGGCTTCGGCAATGGGGGCAAGCCCAATCCGACAGTTACCTAGAAAATCTAAAAGACCATTTTTGGTCCCTTACTGAACAACCACTGATGGGCATTGAGCGCCCCGAACTCCTACCCGGCGCCAGAAGCCTACCCATCGAAAGCCATACCCTGTTTTACAGAGTCAGTACTAATACGGTAGAAATTATCCGTGTACTTCATGGACGCCAAGACCCGCTGCGACACTTAAAATAGCTCAAGAGGCTTCTCGTCTTGGCACCGGCTGAGCAACTCTCGAACGACTTTTCATATTGATAATTGCCACCAAATTAGTAACATAGACTGACACTTCTAGACACACCAAAACCACTTATTATCAAGAGGTTACCAGAGTCCAACTAGGACTCTGGTGTGTCAGACTATGTCCACAATACGTAAAATATTCGCACAAAATTCGCACATTCATACATTTGTGCGATATTCCCTGAATTTCAATGTCAATCAAAGACTTAGCCAAAGCGTAGAATTTCACGTACTTGCACTCATTTTTAGCCTGATAAGTTTATTTTTTATTAAAATAAAGAAGAGTGTCACTCGACTTCTTGCGCATCAAAAAATCAGA
This genomic window from Alkalimarinus sediminis contains:
- a CDS encoding recombinase family protein; the protein is MVDQAEAKIVQEVFTRYANKESVTAILNDLNVREMKTKRWHTRTGKLKGGKAFNRNAIYTLLKNRVYLGEVFYGDTWQEGAHESIVDRDLWSKVAALLELRSRRGETRAPSDEGSIFMLRGVMFGSDGRAMSPWLSSAYKGRKYAYYIPQKEIAEGAGASGLPRLQAANLNDQVWLSLRQLLSTPEQLLAHLPKPLIESPEFDLSLVVKRLINLEGLSEELFPVHQKRLVTQLIDRVTVHADRLDIDFSLEGLMDLILELLADRPELVRTYRQLYSLARSHGL
- a CDS encoding recombinase family protein, yielding MLGTNTKIVNVCICVSESLSIKHCAIYSRSSVEKDSRDPFDSVGAQFMACAEFIGSQVGKGWRLVDTIYEDRGYSDSHMRRAGFRALLSDIKFGLIDVVVVHRLDRLTRRLADFQQIMSELNAHDVPVVSVTQQIDMSHHVGRLATNIITSFAEFEWEMVGQRVKEK
- a CDS encoding type II toxin-antitoxin system ParD family antitoxin — its product is MHVSLTAELESRVKAKVESGLYNNASEVIREALRFMDTHEDWIHEVKLARLREQLKAGTDQLDKGEGIAIESKSALDSLFDDIKA
- a CDS encoding type II toxin-antitoxin system RelE/ParE family toxin, translated to MPAHQLVIAPAAKADLKEIYLYGLRQWGQAQSDSYLENLKDHFWSLTEQPLMGIERPELLPGARSLPIESHTLFYRVSTNTVEIIRVLHGRQDPLRHLK